The following is a genomic window from Phaseolus vulgaris cultivar G19833 chromosome 6, P. vulgaris v2.0, whole genome shotgun sequence.
ataattaaataactttttttcaaaaaaattagattaaataatttttaaatattaatttataaacttatatatatatatatattaatgtaaTAAAAGTATGACTTGACATGCGTTGTGTTTTTCTAATGATGATAATTAATAGCTTCCCACTGGAAcagattttaaagaaaaatatctcAAGTTCTTTGACtttcacacatatatatatatatactagttCTTCCCAACCGGCGTGTACTCTCGCACCCCGTCTACATCTCCAACGAAATTTCCCACAGAGGCAAAGCTGGTTTCTTTTTCATCTGGGTATgtaatttcctccttcttttcCTCTTTGCTCTCTGGGTTTGTAAAATAGTGTTCTTTCTTTACCATCACCATTCACTTCTTGTGTTTTTTCTTTGcaatttcttccttttcaattaATGGGATTCTGTGCATGCTCTCCTTTCACATAATTTGTACTGGCTAGATCTTGTGTTTTTACTCACTTTTCTATATTCATCTTAAACTCTGTCATTGTTAAGATTCTTTTACTTTTTGAAATGTCTGGGATATTTTTCCACTCAGATAAGAGGTGTGGccaatttttcctttttcccCTCTTCAATTCAAGCCCTTTTTTTCTTATCATTATTAGCATCCCTGTTAGGAATATGCAGAAAAGCATGTCGGGGCTTCCTGTTTCTGGGTTATGGACATCCCGCACTTAACCTGTGTGTTTAGTGAATCCTTGTTAACCAGGATTTGCTTCTTCATATGAAGCAATTTAGCCTTTGGATTTTCACTGCATCTGCATACCTTGGTTTATATCCTAAAAGGGTAGTTTCTCTTGCACCTTTGTGGGTTTTGTGATTTTGTCGCATAGCTTGTATGCCTATGTGCATAATTGTATACCTTTGGGCTTCGGGCATTTATTTTACACTTTTggtaaaaaatatgtattatatCTGTCTGATTGCAGGGTGATGCATTTGAGTTGGTGTATTTGttgcttttgaatttttatgttttaggtATTAAGTTAATCCGATCACGCGTCCTTGCTACCTTCAACTACATTTATCTCATTAATTGTTGTTCCAATATGGATAGTCTTCTACTTATTGACATTTTCTTTGATGGACATCAATTTGGTTTTACTTTCCTGTCCCACTGTTAGTTTCAATTCTGCTTGATTTCACCCATCAAGTTAATTCCCCACTTTTTCTGTcttttgtttgtttgtattaAAGCTGTTTTTTCTTGGTGTTTCCAGGTTTAAAGAAGCTGTACTGACCAAACTTGTGTGAAGGAGTTCCTTAATTTTCATGGCACTTGAGCACTACATTTCCGGGGATTTGAAAACCATCCAAGATGCTGTGACCGAGACAGAAAACTCTGATGGTTGTTTTGATTGCAACATCTGCCTAGACTTTGCACATGAACCAGTGGTGACCCTGTGTGGCCACCTCTACTGCTGGCCATGCATCTACAAGTGGCTAAGTGTCCAAAGTGATACTCTTACAACTAGTGAGCGCCCTCAGTGCCCCGTTTGCAAGGCTGTTATATCCAACAGCACAATGGTTCCACTCTACGCCCGTGGCCATGCCACAGCTGAAGGGAAAACATCTTCTTGTGATGTTTTGATACCTCCAAGACCACCTGCTTCATGTGCTCAAGAACTTGTGGCAACATCATCTCAAAGGGGTCAGCAGCGCCTTCCATATCGTAATCCTTACCAGGGTCACTACTTCAGCTCTCGTCCGTACCAAGAAGCGGACTCCACTTCACGAATGCTGAATCTTGGATCGTACCACCACCCTGTGACTGGGATGTTTGGGGAGATGGTTTATTCCAGAGTGTTTGGCAACCCAGAAAATTTGTATGCATACCCCAATTCTTATCAGCTGATGGGAAGTTCTACCCCTAGGTTGAGAAGGCAAGAGATGCAGGCACACAAATCTTTGAACAGAATCactatttttctcttttgctGCTTCCTTATTTGTCTTCTTGTCTTCTAAGTGGGGCACGATGATTATCTTCTTTCTATATTTATTGTATACATTGTAAAAGGCAAGCTTTAAAAACTTGGTAGATTCATTGAGTGAATTATCATAGGCTAAAGAGCTTGAGAGTTTATATGCACAGAACTCTGCTCCTAAACCTCTATTAGTTCTGTTATACCATCAATTTTTAAACATATCGCAGT
Proteins encoded in this region:
- the LOC137832592 gene encoding E3 ubiquitin-protein ligase RMA1H1-like, whose translation is MALEHYISGDLKTIQDAVTETENSDGCFDCNICLDFAHEPVVTLCGHLYCWPCIYKWLSVQSDTLTTSERPQCPVCKAVISNSTMVPLYARGHATAEGKTSSCDVLIPPRPPASCAQELVATSSQRGQQRLPYRNPYQGHYFSSRPYQEADSTSRMLNLGSYHHPVTGMFGEMVYSRVFGNPENLYAYPNSYQLMGSSTPRLRRQEMQAHKSLNRITIFLFCCFLICLLVF